The following coding sequences lie in one Listeria ivanovii subsp. londoniensis genomic window:
- the aspS gene encoding aspartate--tRNA ligase: protein MEKRTNYCGDLNETHIGQNVILHGWVQKRRDLGGLIFIDLRDREGIVQVVFNPETSKEALEIADSVRNEFVVTVKGKVSARAENVINEKIATGKIEVSAEAITILNTSKTPPFYIEDGVNVSDELRLKYRYLDLRRPEMNNIFKMRHTVTRTFRNKLDALGFFDIETPYLTKSTPEGARDYLVPSRVYPGNFYALPQSPQILKQLLMTAGFDKYYQIVRCFRDEDLRGDRQPEFTQIDLETSFLTKEEIQAITEDMLIDVVKEAKNITIEKPFPRMTYQEAMDRFGSDKPDIRFGLELQNVSEVVKDIDFKVFQSAIENGGEVKAINAKGAATNFSRKDLDALGVFVANYGAKGLAWLKVEAGELKGPIAKFFQADKAQELMTALQAEDGDLLLFAADKAAIVAASLGALRNKLGKELNLINEDELAFLWVTDWPLFEYDEEAGRYVSAHHPFTLPKEEDIPLLETDSSKVMAEAYDIVLNGYEIGGGSLRIYKKEVQESMFRALGFTDEAANEQFGFLMEALEYGTPPHGGIALGLDRIVMILAGRNNLRDTIAFPKTGSAVDPLTNAPGEVSIAQLAELKLETIKKETN, encoded by the coding sequence ATGGAAAAACGCACAAATTACTGCGGAGATTTAAATGAAACTCATATTGGACAAAACGTTATCCTTCATGGATGGGTACAAAAGCGTCGTGATTTAGGAGGATTAATTTTCATTGATTTGCGTGACCGGGAAGGGATTGTCCAAGTAGTCTTCAATCCAGAAACATCTAAAGAAGCACTAGAAATTGCTGATAGCGTAAGAAATGAATTCGTTGTCACGGTTAAAGGTAAAGTTAGTGCGCGGGCCGAAAATGTAATCAATGAAAAAATAGCTACAGGAAAAATTGAGGTTTCTGCCGAAGCAATTACTATTTTAAACACATCTAAAACACCACCTTTTTATATAGAGGATGGTGTAAATGTTTCTGATGAACTTCGCTTAAAATATCGTTACTTAGATTTACGACGTCCTGAAATGAATAATATTTTTAAAATGCGTCATACTGTTACAAGAACATTCCGCAACAAACTAGATGCACTTGGATTCTTTGATATTGAAACTCCGTATTTAACCAAAAGTACTCCAGAAGGTGCTCGTGATTATCTAGTGCCGAGCCGTGTTTATCCAGGTAATTTCTATGCCTTACCTCAATCTCCGCAAATTTTAAAACAATTGTTAATGACTGCTGGTTTTGATAAATACTATCAGATTGTTCGTTGTTTTCGGGATGAAGATTTGCGTGGGGACCGCCAACCGGAATTCACCCAAATCGATTTAGAAACAAGCTTTTTGACAAAGGAAGAAATTCAAGCGATTACGGAAGATATGTTAATCGATGTAGTAAAAGAAGCTAAAAACATTACTATCGAAAAACCATTTCCACGGATGACTTATCAAGAAGCAATGGATCGTTTTGGTAGTGACAAGCCTGATATTCGTTTTGGTCTTGAACTTCAAAATGTTTCCGAAGTTGTAAAAGACATTGATTTCAAAGTATTCCAATCAGCGATAGAAAATGGTGGCGAAGTAAAAGCAATCAATGCCAAAGGTGCTGCAACTAATTTTTCACGTAAAGATTTAGATGCACTTGGTGTTTTTGTTGCTAATTACGGCGCCAAAGGGCTTGCATGGCTAAAAGTAGAAGCTGGTGAATTAAAAGGACCAATTGCTAAATTTTTCCAAGCGGATAAAGCGCAAGAATTAATGACAGCGTTACAAGCGGAGGATGGCGATTTACTGCTCTTCGCGGCAGATAAAGCCGCTATTGTAGCAGCTTCACTTGGCGCATTACGTAATAAACTTGGAAAAGAGTTAAACTTAATCAATGAAGATGAGTTGGCCTTTTTATGGGTAACTGATTGGCCCTTATTTGAATATGATGAAGAAGCAGGTCGTTATGTTTCTGCACATCATCCGTTCACATTACCAAAAGAAGAAGACATTCCACTGCTTGAAACAGATTCTTCCAAAGTGATGGCAGAAGCATATGATATTGTATTGAATGGTTATGAAATTGGTGGTGGCTCGCTTCGTATTTACAAAAAAGAAGTACAAGAGTCGATGTTCCGTGCGCTTGGTTTCACAGATGAAGCTGCGAATGAACAATTCGGTTTCTTGATGGAAGCACTGGAATACGGTACACCTCCACATGGTGGGATTGCCCTTGGATTAGATCGGATTGTCATGATTTTGGCTGGCAGAAATAACTTACGAGATACGATCGCTTTCCCTAAAACTGGAAGCGCGGTAGATCCACTAACAAATGCGCCAGGAGAGGTTAGTATAGCCCAACTTGCTGAATTAAAATTAGAAACAATAAAAAAAGAAACAAACTAA
- the hisS gene encoding histidine--tRNA ligase, with protein MQLPRGTRDILPNEVTKWHFLETAFASVCENFQYEEIRTPIFEHTELFERGVGDSTDIVSKEMYTFQDKGGRSLTLRPEGTASVVRAFVEHKLYGEVSQPIKLYYNEPMFRYERPQGGRQRQFTQMGIEAIGSDDPSIDVEVISLAMAFFTRIGLRNIKLVINSLGDKESRLRHREALVSHFEPHIDEFCAECQVRLHKNPLRILDCKKDHDNPLIQSAPSILAYLNEKSIAYFDNVQTYLNALEIPFEIDPTMVRGLDYYNHTTFEIMSEEEGFGAKTTLCGGGRYHGLVKEFGGPDTPGIGFGIGVERILLALEKAKVLIPVKKPLEVYVIAAQPEAELKAVTLVNKLRENRISAEKDYLKRKLKAQLKDANRKNAVYTIILGEEELETGKYQLKNMETGEQESIFEDSLIMVLKEKLIESKEEK; from the coding sequence ATGCAATTACCAAGAGGCACGCGAGATATATTACCAAACGAGGTTACAAAATGGCATTTTTTAGAGACAGCTTTTGCATCGGTCTGCGAAAATTTCCAATATGAAGAAATCCGGACGCCAATTTTTGAGCACACTGAGTTGTTTGAACGTGGCGTAGGTGATTCTACAGATATAGTTTCAAAAGAAATGTACACTTTTCAAGATAAAGGTGGGAGAAGTCTAACTTTGCGACCAGAGGGGACTGCATCGGTTGTACGTGCTTTCGTTGAGCATAAATTATATGGTGAAGTGAGCCAGCCAATAAAATTGTATTACAATGAGCCGATGTTCCGTTATGAACGCCCGCAAGGAGGTAGACAACGCCAATTTACTCAAATGGGGATAGAGGCAATTGGTAGTGATGATCCGTCGATTGATGTAGAAGTTATCTCTCTTGCGATGGCATTCTTTACACGGATTGGCCTTCGTAATATCAAATTAGTGATAAACAGTCTTGGTGATAAAGAAAGTCGCTTAAGGCATCGTGAAGCGTTAGTAAGTCATTTCGAGCCCCATATAGATGAATTTTGCGCTGAATGTCAAGTTCGATTACACAAAAATCCGCTACGTATTTTGGATTGCAAAAAAGATCATGACAATCCACTTATCCAATCTGCTCCGTCGATTTTAGCTTATTTAAATGAAAAATCTATCGCTTATTTTGATAATGTTCAAACCTATTTAAATGCGCTGGAAATTCCATTTGAGATTGATCCAACGATGGTTCGTGGACTTGATTATTATAATCACACTACTTTTGAAATTATGAGCGAAGAAGAAGGATTTGGAGCAAAAACAACCCTGTGTGGTGGCGGGAGATATCATGGATTAGTGAAAGAATTCGGCGGACCGGACACGCCAGGGATTGGTTTCGGTATTGGTGTGGAACGTATTTTACTAGCGCTTGAAAAAGCAAAAGTTCTGATTCCAGTGAAAAAACCGCTAGAAGTTTATGTCATCGCAGCGCAACCAGAGGCGGAACTAAAGGCAGTAACACTCGTGAATAAGCTTCGGGAAAATAGAATTAGTGCAGAAAAAGACTATTTGAAGCGAAAATTAAAAGCGCAATTAAAAGATGCAAATCGAAAAAATGCCGTTTATACAATTATTCTTGGTGAAGAAGAATTAGAAACTGGGAAGTATCAATTGAAGAATATGGAAACAGGAGAGCAAGAATCCATTTTTGAAGATAGTTTAATAATGGTATTGAAAGAGAAGTTAATAGAAAGCAAGGAGGAGAAGTAA
- a CDS encoding N-acetylmuramoyl-L-alanine amidase, producing the protein MKNKFIFITVVSILLIAAGIVTTIAMANANSVVVKAEVLNVRSGPGLAYDVTSQVRKNEVLRVVGEENQWYKVQLDNGNSGWVASWLVENTDVSAASNSVAIVTSDGGLNVREKPSTSSNSLGLLNNGDQVTVTSQQDGWAQIQYQGKSAWVSSDYLDIRESVTKVDDSDLQTVTIREDSTNIRSDASRDSEVIEKANSGQSFAIQGVQGDWYQIRTTNGTNGYVANWVVDVSDKGQTTTPKSKTTKLSEATIVIDPGHGGNDPGAKGAGGTIEKEMTLKTARKLKSKLEASGAKVILTRDSDEYISLKSRTNKAAKNKADVFVSLHFDSLEDSDSGVSGQTTYYYDNSDKSLAESINASLGKELPTSNRGARIGDYYVIRENSQPAVLLELGYLSSAKDERNINSASYRSKIADAVVDGLSDYFSN; encoded by the coding sequence ATGAAGAATAAATTCATTTTTATTACCGTTGTCTCCATTTTATTGATTGCAGCAGGTATTGTTACTACAATTGCAATGGCGAACGCTAATTCTGTCGTCGTAAAAGCAGAAGTCTTAAATGTCCGCAGCGGTCCTGGGTTGGCTTATGATGTAACGAGTCAAGTCAGAAAAAATGAAGTACTCCGGGTAGTCGGTGAAGAAAATCAGTGGTATAAAGTCCAATTAGATAATGGTAACAGCGGTTGGGTGGCAAGCTGGTTAGTTGAAAATACAGATGTCAGCGCAGCAAGTAACAGTGTTGCTATTGTTACATCAGACGGTGGTTTAAACGTACGTGAAAAACCAAGTACCTCCAGTAATTCACTTGGCTTACTAAATAATGGTGATCAAGTAACCGTAACAAGCCAACAAGACGGTTGGGCGCAAATCCAGTATCAAGGAAAAAGCGCATGGGTTAGTTCCGATTACTTAGACATCCGCGAATCCGTTACAAAGGTAGATGATAGTGATCTACAAACCGTTACAATTCGTGAAGACTCTACTAATATTCGAAGTGATGCAAGTCGAGATAGTGAAGTTATCGAAAAAGCCAATTCCGGTCAAAGTTTTGCGATTCAAGGAGTTCAAGGCGATTGGTATCAAATTCGGACCACAAATGGCACCAATGGTTATGTGGCTAACTGGGTTGTTGATGTGTCTGATAAAGGACAAACTACTACTCCGAAAAGTAAAACGACCAAATTATCTGAAGCAACGATTGTGATTGATCCTGGTCACGGCGGTAACGACCCTGGTGCAAAAGGCGCAGGTGGAACTATTGAAAAAGAAATGACATTAAAAACAGCGAGAAAATTAAAATCCAAGCTCGAAGCAAGTGGTGCCAAAGTTATTTTAACCAGAGATAGTGATGAATATATCTCCTTAAAATCTCGGACAAATAAAGCCGCAAAAAATAAGGCGGATGTATTTGTTAGTCTTCATTTTGATAGTTTAGAAGATAGCGATTCAGGTGTTAGCGGTCAAACCACTTATTATTACGATAATAGTGATAAATCGCTTGCCGAAAGCATCAATGCTAGCCTCGGAAAAGAGCTCCCTACTTCTAATCGCGGAGCAAGGATTGGCGATTATTATGTTATAAGAGAGAACTCGCAACCAGCTGTGCTTCTTGAACTTGGTTATCTGAGTTCCGCAAAAGATGAACGAAACATTAATTCCGCCTCTTATCGTAGTAAAATTGCGGACGCTGTAGTAGATGGTTTATCGGATTATTTCTCTAATTAA
- a CDS encoding helix-turn-helix domain-containing protein, translating into MAKYDDGFKRKVVEAYQNSEGGYGTLAQRFGISHFSLVRKWVKIVEKRGFEALQRRRTKQHYTSQFKQNVLHYYLNSGDSYLDVALQYGLPSGDLLQSWHQKFLREGIEGLSPKQKGRPSMSKKKKQIQPKKPMTREQALERENELLRAELAFIKKLRALGMDVPERLKNEMPESSTNSEVSSD; encoded by the coding sequence TTGGCTAAATATGATGATGGATTCAAGAGAAAAGTAGTGGAAGCTTACCAAAACAGCGAAGGTGGTTATGGCACACTCGCTCAGCGCTTTGGTATATCACATTTTTCTCTGGTTAGAAAATGGGTGAAGATTGTAGAGAAACGGGGGTTTGAAGCATTACAAAGGCGAAGAACGAAACAACATTACACTTCCCAATTCAAGCAAAATGTCCTACACTATTACTTAAATAGCGGTGACTCTTACCTGGATGTTGCCTTGCAGTATGGTTTGCCTTCAGGGGATTTACTTCAAAGTTGGCATCAAAAATTTCTGCGAGAAGGCATCGAAGGTCTTTCACCAAAACAGAAAGGACGACCTTCGATGTCCAAGAAAAAGAAACAAATTCAGCCCAAGAAACCCATGACACGGGAACAAGCATTAGAACGAGAAAACGAATTATTACGTGCAGAACTTGCTTTTATAAAAAAGCTCCGCGCTTTAGGAATGGATGTCCCAGAACGACTCAAGAACGAGATGCCCGAATCATCCACGAACTCCGAAGTGAGTTCCGATTAA